Genomic window (Paenibacillus sp. PK3_47):
CCTCTCTTATACCCGGCATGAATATTTCCGCCGCGTGCTCTGCGGGTTGATCGGAGAAATTGCCGAGCGCGGGGAAGCACCGGATGATGAGGCGCTGCTCGGCCGATTGGTTGAGGATATTTCTTATAATAATGCCGCAGGCTACTTCGGCTTTGAATCCTCCAAGTAGGCCAGCTGACAAGTTTATACTGCAGAAAAGCAGTTCAGGGAAAGGCACGGGGATGTTATTCCCCGTGCCTCCCTGCTTTTGTGACGGCTTAAGCATAAATTTTCAGAAACAAGACCACTTTTGACCAAGGAGCAGATCAACATGCCAACCATTTTTATTGCGGGGGATTCCACTGCCGCCCACAAAGGCGGAGACCAGAAGCCTATGGCAGGCTGGGGAGAGTACCTTCCCTTTCATTTCGGTCCTGAGATTACCGTCGACAACCGGGCGGTTAATGGACGCAGCACCAAATCTTATATGGCCCAGGGCCGGCTGGCTCATATTGAGCAGGACATCCGGCCCGGTGACTACCTGCTGATCCAGTTCGGGCATAATGACGAGAAGCGGGAAGATCCGGAGCGTTATACCGATCCGGCCGGGGATTTCCGGGATCATCTCACAGCATTTATTAATTCCGCCCGCAGCCGCGGTGCCTTTCCCGTCCTGCTGACACCTGTCAGCCGGCGCCGGTTCACACCGGAGGGAACACCACACCCGCTTGCCGTCGGGGCCTACCCGCAGGCAGTGCGCGAGGTTGCAGAAGCTGCAGGCACACCGCTGCTTGATATTTTTGCATCTTCCCAGCGGCTTTACGTGTCAGTGGGAGTGGAACAATCCCGGGACCTGTTCATGCATCTGCCGGAGGGCGCTCATCCGAATTATCCTGATGGAGTTACCGATGATACCCACTTTTGCGAGAGAGGGGCCAAGGCAGCTGCAGGACTGGTGGCCGAAGCCATTGCCGAATCTCCGGAGCTTGCTTCGCTGCAGAAGCATTTACGATTGCCAGGGAATGCACTGACCCTATAGAATAGGCTTAAGAACGGCCTGACTTCAAGCGACCAACAGAAGGGATGAAAAGCCATGACGATTCCGCTTCATCTGGGCATCCGCGCCCATGATTTTCACAGCCTCCCGCTGCAGAAGCTTATAGGGAAGAT
Coding sequences:
- a CDS encoding rhamnogalacturonan acetylesterase, whose amino-acid sequence is MPTIFIAGDSTAAHKGGDQKPMAGWGEYLPFHFGPEITVDNRAVNGRSTKSYMAQGRLAHIEQDIRPGDYLLIQFGHNDEKREDPERYTDPAGDFRDHLTAFINSARSRGAFPVLLTPVSRRRFTPEGTPHPLAVGAYPQAVREVAEAAGTPLLDIFASSQRLYVSVGVEQSRDLFMHLPEGAHPNYPDGVTDDTHFCERGAKAAAGLVAEAIAESPELASLQKHLRLPGNALTL